The Aeromicrobium yanjiei DNA segment CGAGCCGGCGTCCCATGACCATGCCGAGCGCAAAGGTGATGGCGAAGTAGGCAAGCAGGGGCAGCGCGATGCGGACGACGTCCCACGGGTTGCTGATGATGGCATCGCCTTGCAGCGCGAACAGCAGGACGATCGTGAACAGCAGGCCGTAGAGCGCCCAGGGACCGAGCTTCGGCAGGAAGGTGTCCTCGTACCAGTCGCGACCCTTGGTGCGCTCACCGATGAGTCTGGTGGCGAACCCGGCGAGGAGAGGGATGCCCAGGAACACCACGACGCTCGCGGTGATGGCCCACACGGAGAAGTCGGCGCTCGTGGTCGAGAGCCCGAGCCATCCCGGCAGGGTCTGCAGGTAGAACCAGCCGAGCGCGGCGAATGCGAAGACCTGGAAGACCGAGTTGATGGCGACCAGCACGGCGGCCGCCTCGCGGTCTCCGCAGGCCAGATCGTTCCAGATCAGGACCATCGCGATGCAGCGGGCGAGGCCGACGATGATCAGGCCGGTTCGGTACTCCGGCAGGTCTGGCAGGAGGAGCCACGCCAGGGCGAACATGAGTGCAGGCCCGATGAGCCAGTTCATGACGAGCGAGGCGCCGAGCAGGCGCCTGTCGCCGGTGACGCGGGCCGTCTCGCTGTACCTCACCTTCGCCAGGACCGGGTACATCATGACCAGCAGTCCGATGGCGATGGGCACCGAGACCGAGCCCACGGTGAACGAGTCGAGGGCGTCGGTGAGGTCGGTCCAGGTGCGACCCAGGACCAGACCCACCGCCATGGCAACCGCGATCCAGACGGGCAGGAGCCGGTCGAGTCGGGACAGGCGACCCACGATCGCGTCGTCCGGTCCGCCCCTGGGCCGCTCGCTGACGGTGTCGCTCACTGGTCTCCTTGGTCGTTCGTCCGGGGCTACCGCATTCATCGACTGACGTCGATATAGACACCGTATCAATGCATCGACGCATGTCAATGCAGCAGGCATACTGGGGTCATGACGTCCTTGCTGCCCGCGCCTGACACCGGCTCCGACATCTGCTGCGCGCCCATCACCAAGGACGCGATGAGCGAGGAGAATGCGATCCTGCTGGCCGGCAAGTTCAAGGCCATCGGCGATCCGACGCGCCTGCGGCTGCTCTCGCTGATCGCGGCCCACGAAGGCGGCGAGGCGTGCGTCTGCGACCTGAACGAACCGGTCGCGCTCTCGCAGCCGACGGTCTCGCACCACCTCAAGGTGCTCGTCGACGCGGGTCTGCTGACCCGCAGCAAGCGCGGAACCTGGTCGTTCTACGCTCTGGTGCCGGGCGCCCTGGACAGCCTGGCCGCAGTGCTTGACACCCCCGCGTCATAGACCACAGGTGTCAGGTCACGGAGTGTCGGTGACAGGACTTGAACCTGCACGCTCGAAAGCACAGGAACCTAAATCCTGCGTGTCTACCAGTTCCACCACACCGACTCGGGATCCAGAATAGGCCCTGCGTCAGGCGCCGAGTCCCAGGTCCTTGCGAAGCTTGGCGACGTGGCCCGTGGCCTTGACGTTGTACTGCGCGAGCGTGATCTTCCCGTCCTCGACCACGAACGTCGACCGGATGACCCCCTGCACGACCTTGCCGTAGAGCTTCTTCTCCCCGAAGGTGCCCCACTGCGTCAGGACCTGCTTCTCCGGATCCGACAGGAGCTGGATCGTGAGGCCGTCCCGCTCGCGGAACGCCGCGAGCTTCTCGGGCTTGTCGGGGGAGATGCCGAGCACGGTGTAGCCCTCGGCCTGCAGGCGGTCGATCGAGTCGCTGAAGTCACAGGCCTGCTTGGTGCAGCCCGGTGTCATCGCGGCCGGGTAGAAGTAGACGATGACCTTGCCCGTCTGGGCGGACAGGGTGACAGGCTCTCCGGCGTCGTTGACGAGGGTGAAGTCGGGTGCGGTGTCTCCGGGCTGCAGGCGGGTCGTCATAGGTCCTATCCTTGCGTATGTGTGCGAGCCGACGGCTCGCACGTCCGTAGGTTCCCAAGTGAGCGAGGCACGACGTGGCGAACGCCCAATCCGATGAGCTGGTCGACGAGATCGAGGTCATCCGCGAGCGTCTGGCGGTCACCGTCGACCAGCTGGTCGACCGGTCCAACCCCAAGAACATCGCCCGCCGCGGGCTGGAGAACCTCAAGGGCCGCTTCATCGACGAGACCGGCTCACCCCGACTCGAGACGATCATCCCGGTCGTGGGCGGCACGCTCGCGGTCATCGCGGGCATCGTCGTGATCCGCAAGCTGCTGCGCTGACCATGTCCGGCAGGCTCCCGATCCGCATGCTGGCAGACCGCCTCCTCGTCTCCCTCGACGAGGACAGCGGTGACCGTCGATCGACCGGCGGCATCGTGATCCCGGCCACCGCCGCACTCGGCAAGCGGCTGTCCTGGGCGCGCGTCGAGGCGATCGGCGCACACGTCCGCTCGGTCGAGGTCGGCGACCGGGTGCTGTTCGACCCCGAGGACCGGTCCGAGGTCGAGGTGCGGGGCGAGGACCTCGTCCTCCTGCGCGAGCGCGACCTGCACGCCGTCGCGTCCGAGCGCATCGAGGAAGGCCAGACGGGCCTCTACCTGTGAGCCCGGCTGTGGTGTCGTGAGCCCGTCCCGTGACGACGCCCCGCGTCGGCGGATCCGGCTGCCGCACTCGCAGCTGACCTGGTCGGACCGGCTCCGCATGCTGCGCAAGCGGTGGCGGCTGCTGCTGCGCCTCGGCGGGGCGACCGCGGTCGCGTACTTCGTCTCGACGCACCTGCTGGGGCACTCACAGGCGTTCTTCGCACCGATCTCGGCGGTCATCGTCATCATCGCCGGCGCCGGCCTGCGGGCTCGTACGCTCTTCGAGCTCGTGCTCGGGGTGGCGCTCGGCGTGCTGGTGGGCGAGCTCCTGATCCTTCTCATCGGGCGCGGGACGTGGCAGATCGCGCTCGTCGTCGTGCTCACCATCGTGGTGTGCACGCTGCTGGGCATCAAGGGTCTCGCGATGACACAGGCGGCCAACTCCTCGGTCCTGCTGGCTGCCGTGCTGCCGGGCGTGAACGCCGGCAACCCCGCCGTCACCCGCTTCCTCGATGCGCTGATCGGTGGGTGCGCCGGCCTCGCGATGATCCTGCTGGTGCCGCGCAATGCCGTGCGCGACATCGACATCGAGGTGCAGTCGCTGCTCAAGCGGCTCGCCGGCGTGCTGGGCCTCATCGCCGAGGCGATGCGCCTGCAGGACACCGACGTGGCCGAGCGGGCGCTGGACGAGGCCCGGGCGATGCAGCCGGGCCTGCAGGCGCTCGAGAGCACGGCGGCCAGCGTCTCGGAGATCACCCGGATGTCACCGATGCGGTGGAAGCAGCGCGAGCACGTGGGCATGTACGTCGGGGCGATCCGCGACTTCGACAACGCGATCCGCGACGCCCGGGTGCTGGCACGGCGCACCGCGGCGATGCTGCGGCACCACGAGCAGGCGCCGGCAGGGATGGATCTGGCGGCGAAGTCGCTGGCGCGGGCCGTCGAGATCTTCGCGGACGACCTGTCCGAGCGCGACGACTTCGAGGAGGCGCGGCGCGAGCTGGTCGACGCGGCCCGGATCGCCGTCACGGCTCTGCCCGGTGCGATGACGATGAACACGGCCGCGATCGCGGCACAGGTGCGGTCGCTCGCGGCCGACCTGTTGTATGCGAGCGGCTCGACCCGCGACGAGATCGACGAGCGGCTGGACTTCGACTGAGCCTTCGGGGTGCGCAAAAGGTTTCGGCCTGACGTGGCGCCGTGTTGGTCCCACGTTCACCCGGGTCCGGTGGGCTCGGCACATGAACTCATCCACGGGAAAGACCAGCAGGCGCACCGTCGTCAGCCTCGCAGTGGCGGCAGTCGTCGTCGGCGCGGGGACGGCCGGCGCCATCGGGGCGGGCCAGGATCTCTCGAAGCACGGGGGAGCAGCTCGCCTGTCGGGCGATCAGACCAAGCAGGTCAGGCAGGCCGTCGAGGGCGGCCGTGCAGACAACGTCATCCTCCTCATCGGCGACGGCATGGGCGACTCCGAGATCACCTCCGCGCGCGACTACGAGCACGGCGCCGGAGGGCGCTTCCCCGGCATCGACGCACTGCCGCTGACGGGTCAGTACACGACGTACTCGCTGACCAAGGACGGCAGGACCGACTACGTGCCGGACTCCGCCGCGACGGGCAGCGCCTGGGCGACGGGCACCAAGACGTACGACAACGCGATCTCGGTCGACATCCGGGGCAAGGCGCAGCCCACGCTGCTCGAGCTCGCCAAGAGGCGCGGCCTGAAGACCGGCAACGTGAGCACCGCCGAGCTCCAGGACGCGACGCCCGCGGTGCAGGTCGCGCACATCTCGGCCCGCTCCTGCTACGGCCCGGTCAAGACGTCGACGACGTGCCCCGAGGCCGCACGCGAGAACGGTGGCCGGGGCTCGATCTCCGAGCAGCTGCTGGACACCCGCCCCGACGTGAGCCTGGGTGGCGGCGCGGCGACGTTCGCCGAGAAGGCCAAAGCCGGCACGTTCAAGGACCTGTCCCTGCTCGACCAGGCCGAGCGGCGCGGCTACCAGCTGCCCACGGATCTCAGCTCGCTGGACAAGATCACCAGGGCCGACCAGAAGCAGCCGGTGCTCGGACTGTTCGCCCCGGGCAACTTCCCGGTGCGCTGGACGGGGCCTGCGGCGACGTCCGACGGTGGCAAGAAGGCGCCGGCCCGCTGCACGGCCAACCCGGCGCGCACGTCCTCGTTGCCCTCCCTCGCGGCGATGACCAAGAAGTCGATCCGGCTGCTCGACACCCGCGGGTCGAAGGGATTCTTCCTGCAGGTCGAGGGGGCGAGCATCGACAAGCAGGATCACGCGGCCGATGCGTGTGGCCAGATCGGCGAGACGGTCGACCTGGACGAGGCCGTCAAGGTCGCGCTGGACTTCGCCAAGAAGGACGGACACACCACGGTCATCGTGACCGCGGACCACGCCCACACCAGCCAGATCGTCGAGGCCGGCAGCACGACCCCCGGTCTCACGACGAACCTGCTGACCAACGAGGGCAGCCCGCTGACGATCAACTACGGCACGTCCGCCGCGGGTGGCTCGCAGCAGCACACGGGCAGCCAGCTGCGGATCGCCGCGTACGGACCGCAGGCGGCGAACGTGGTCGGGCTGACCGACCAGACCGACCTGTTCTTCACGATCTCGCGAGCACTCGCGCTCACGAAGCGGTAGGGCCACACCATGACGGCCGGCCGTCGGGACACGCTCCCGGCGGCCGGCTCCGACTGTGTGGTGGACATCACATCCGACGTGCGCTACCGTCTTTCGGTGGCTTCGGACGGAGCCCGCCACAACGCACCAGACCAGTACAGAGGAGGTGGACCCATGAAGGACATCATCACGACACCCCACGGACGCAACGTCCGTCGCGTCGTCGCGTTTTTCGCCGGATCCGCCTCCGAAGCAGTGCACCTGACGTAGCCCACACCTGTGTCGGCTGCTTGCCGCTTCGGATCTTCGATCCGGGGCGGTTTTTTTGTTGTCCGCCCACGACCCACCCGCCCGAATCACCAGAAAGGAGGCGCGCCATGACCACGCCGATCGACATCCGACGCATGCCCGCACACACCACCACCCCGACCTCTTCCACCCCGAAGGCCGGATCAGCAGGAGAGGGGGTGAACGCAGTGGCACTCTTCGAGTCCCGTCGGGTCCGCGGTCCGCGCGCCTGGGACGAGTTGTCCGAGATCGATCGTCAAGTGCTCCTGGAAGAAGTGCGTCAGCGTCGCAAGTACCAGGCGCTGAAGACGCAGATCTACTCCGAGCTCTACGGCATACGCGCCAACAAGTAGGGCACGATCCCCTCGCTGGGGAGGGGCCGGACCCCTCCTCAGCGAGAGGCGATCGCCTCGGCGAAGGCCAGGATGCGCTGGGCGTCGCGGACGTGCAGCTCCTCGACCATCCGGCCGTTGAAGGTCACGACGCCCTGACCGGCCGCCTTGGCCTCGTCGAAGGTCGAGATCATCTCGCGTGCGTGCCCGATGTCCTCCTCCGAGGGAGCGAACGCGACGTTGGCCGGCTCGACCTGGCTGGGATGGATCAACGTCTTGCCGTCGAAGCCCATCTCCCGGCCCTGGCGCGCCTCGGCCTCGAAGGCCTCGAGGTCCTTCACGTCGTTGAAGACGCCGTCGATGATCACCTTGCCCGCGGCGCGGGCGGCCAGCAGCGACAGCGAGAGGGCGGTGAGCACGAGCGGGTTGCGACCCGGCACGTGCAGGCCGTACGTCTCGTTGACCACGTCGTTGGTGCCCATCACCAGCACGGTCAGACGCTCGTGCGCGGCGCAGATCTCCTCGGCGTGCAACAGCCCGACCGGGGTCTCGATCATGGCCCAGAGCTTGGTCTTCTCCGGTGCGCCGGCCCGCTCGAGGGCGGCCACGAGCTCGATGACCTCGTGCGCCGAGTTGACCTTGGGCACCAGCACCGCATCGGGGCCGGCTGCGGCCGCCGCCGCGATGTCGTCCGCGTGCCACTGCGTGCCGATCCCGTTGACGCGGATCGCGAGCTCGCGGTGACCGTACTCGCCGGACTGCACCGCCGCACAGACCCGCTCGCGGGCCTCGACCTTGGCGTCGGGGGAGACGGCGTCCTCGAGGTCGAGGATGAGGGCGTCCGCGTCGATGCCCTTGGCCTTCTCGAGCGCGCGCTCGTTGGCGCCCGGCATGTAGAGGACGGAACGTCGGGGGCGCAGGGTCGTGCTGGTCATGGGATCTCCTCAGAGGTCGTAGGCGGCGGCGAGCTCGGGGTCGCGCTCGGCGAGCGCCTTGGCGAGGTCGAGCATGACCAGGCACTGCTTGCAGGACGCGTCGTCCTCCATCTTGCCGTTGATCATGACGGCGCCGGAGCCGTCACCCATCGCCTCGACGACCTCCTTGGCGTGCGCGACGTCGGCCGGGTCGGGGGAGAAGACCCGCTTGGCGATGTCGATCTGCACGGGGTGCAGGCTCCACGCGCCGACGCAGCCGAGCAGGAACGCGTTGCGGAACTGGTCCTCGCACGCGACGACGTCCTTGATGTCGCCGAACGGGCCGTAGAAGGGCAGCACGTCGTTGGCGGCGCACGCGTCGACCATGCGAGCGATCGTGTAGTGCCACAGATCCTGCTGGTACGTCGTGCGGCCTTGCGTGAGGTCCTCGCCGGTGGGGTCCTGGCGCACCAGGTAGCCCGGGTGGCCGCCGCCGACGCGGGTCGTCTTCATCCGCCGGCTGGCGGCGAGATCGGCCGGTCCGAGCGAGATGCCCTGCATGCGGGGGCTGGCGGCGGCGATCTCCTCGACGTTCGTCATGCCCTCGGCGGTCTCGAGGATCGCGTGGACGAGGATCGGCCGGGCGAGGCCGGCGCGTGCCTCGAGCTGCGCGAGCAGGCGGTCGACGTAGTGGATGTCCTGGGCGCCCTCGACCTTGGGCACCATGACGACGTCGAGCTTGTCGCCGATCTCGGTCACCAGCGTGATCAGGTCGTCGAGGGCCCACGGGGAGTCGAGGCTGTTGATGCGCGTCCAGAGCTGTGTCTGGCCGAAGTCGGTCTGCTTGGCGATGTCGACCAGGCCCTGGCGGGCGGCTTCCTTGTTCTCGGTCTTGATCGCGTCCTCGAGGTTGCCGAGGATGATGTCGACCTTGGGTGCGATGTCGGGCACCTTGGCGGCCATCTTGGGGTTGCTGGGGTCGAAGAAGTGGATCATCCGGCTCGGCCGGAACGGGATGTCCGCGACCGGTGCGGGCGCACCCACGGCGAGGGGACGGAGGAAAGCTCGGGGATTGCGCACGCGGCTCACTTCTCTTGATCGACGGAGTCTGCGGGAGACAAACTATCGGCCAGTATCTCCACCGCGATCCGGCCACGGATAGGGCGGGGGTCACACTCCCCGGACGCCCCGGCGGCCCGCCGTACCGCTGGCCGCGGTTTCCCAGGAGGACCCCGAAACCTGACACGGCACCCCGGTCGTACCAAGGGTGACGCGTCAGGAACCGGGGTGAGGCACCGCGGATTCCCAGGTTCTCCTGGGAATCTGCGGCGGCGGGCGGGCCCGACCGCCGCGGCGTGACTCCGCGGGGGGTGCACACTGAGTCCGTGGAGTCCGCAGCACCGACCAGGGGCACCCTCCGGGTGTACCTCGGGGCCTCGCCCGGGGTCGGCAAGACGTACGCGATGCTCGCCGAGGGGCGCCGTCGCGCCGAGCGCGGTGCTGACGTGGTGGTCGGCCTCGTGGAGACGCACGGACGCCCACGCACGGTCGAGCAGATCGGCGATCTCGAGGTGCTGCCCCGTCTCGAGGTCGAGCGCGGCGCGACGATCCAGCAGGAGCTGGACCTCGCGGGTCTCCTCGCGCGGTCGCCCCAGGTGGCGCTCGTGGACGAGCTCGCCCACACCAACGTCCCTGGCCTCACGCACGAGAAGCGGTGGCAGGACGTCGAGGACCTCCTCGCCGCCGGCATCTGCGTCATCACGACCGTCAACATCCAGCACCTCGAGTCGCTCAACGACGTCGTCGAGTCGATCACGGGTGTACGCCAGCGCGAGACCGTGCCCGACACCGTGGTGCGCCGGGCCGATGCCATCGAGCTGGTGGACATGAGCCCGCAGGCACTGCGCAGACGCATGGCGCACGGCAACATCTACGCCCCGGAGCAGGTCGACCCGGCCCTGTCCCACTTCTTTCGCGAAGGCAACCTGACGGCGCTGCGCGAGCTCGCGCTGCTGTGGCTGGCCGACCGCGTCGACGAGGGCATGGAGCGCTACCGGACCGATCACGAGATCGAGTCCACCTGGGCGACCCGCGAGCGGATCGTGGTCGCGGTGACCGGTGGGCCGGAGTCCGAGGGGCTGCTGCGCCGGGCCGCCCGCATCGCCTCGAGGACGGGGGGAGGGGAGTGGCTCGCTCTGTACGTCAGCCGGGGCGACGGCCTGGTGACGATGGACCCTGCACGGCTGCACCGGCTGCACGCCGTCACCGAGGACATGGGTGGGACGTTCCACACGGTCGTCGGCGACGACGCCGCCGCGGCGATCCTCGACTTCGCGCGGGCCGAGAACGCGACCCAGGTCGTCATCGGGGCGAGCCGGCGCGGCCGGCTGTCGACGCTGGTCGACCCGGGTGTCGGCGAAACCGTCATCGCCACGTCCGGTGACGTCGACGTCCACATCGTCACGCACGAGGAGGCACGTCGGCCCCGCGGTGGCGGACGGCGTACGCGCAGCGGCCTCAGTCGGCAGCGCCTGGTCGCGGGGCACCTGCTCGGGGCGCTCGGTCCCTTCGTCCTGTCCGGGCTGTTGCTGCTCACCGACGACCTGCACGGACTGCCGTCCGAGGCCATGGCCCTCATGGCACTGGTCGTGGCCACCGCGATCGTGGGCGGCCGCTGGCCCGCGGTCGTGTGCTCCCTGGTCAGCGGCTTCGCGCTCAACTTCTTCTTCACGCCGCCTCTGCGGACGTTCTCGATCGCCAGCACCGACAACGGGGTCGCGGTGGTGCTGTTCGTGGCGGTCGGGATCGCGGTGTCCTCGGTCGTGGGACTCGCCGCGCGCCGGACGGCCGAGGCCGACAGGTCCTCGGCCGAGGCGGAGGCGCTCACGGTGCTGTCGCACAGCCTCCTGCACGCGGGCGACGAGCAGAGCCTGCTGGCCGGCGCGTGCGAGCTGTTCGGCATGCGGGGCGCCGCGATCGTCCGCACGGCGGACGGCGAGATCGTGGCGGCGTACGGCGAGGCGACGCCGCCCTGGAGCGAGGCCGACGCCGCGGTGCCGGTCGACGACGACACGATGCTCGTGCTGACGGGGCGGCCGCCCGCAGCAGCCGACCAACGGCTCCTCAAGGCGTACGCCGCGCACGCCTCGGTGCTGGCGGAGCGTCGGCGTGCGATGCACGACGCAGCCGAGCGGCGCGCGCTGGCCGAGGCGGACCAGACCCGGACCGCGCTCCTCGCCGCGGTCTCGCACGACCTGCGCTCGCCCTTGGCTGCGGTGAAGGCTGCGATCAGCAGCCTGCGCAGCACCGACGTGGTGTGGTCGGCGGCCGACGAGCAGGCCCTGCTCGCGACCGTGGAGGAGGGTGCGGACCGCCTCGACGACCTCGTGACCAACCTCCTCGACATGAGTCGCCTTCGCCTCGGAGCCGTCACGCCCCACGTCGACGAGGTCGATCTCAGGAGTGCGGTCGCGTCAGTGCTGGGCTCGCTGCCTGACCGCGACCGGGTGGACGTGAGGATCGACCCGGTCGCGTCCCTCGTCGCGGCCGACACAGGGCTCGTGGAGCGTGTGCTGGCCAACCTGATCGGCAACGCCGTGACCTACGCGCCGGCGCCCGCGCGGATCGTCGTCGACGCGACACCGGTGGCCGACCGCGCGGTGATCCGCGTCGCCGACACCGGCCCCGGCGTACCGGCCGCCCAGCGCGAGCGGCTGTTCGAGCCCTTCCAGCGTCTCGGGGACGTCCCCCGAGGTGAGGGAGTCGGTCTGGGCCTGGCCGTGGCCCGCGGACTGACCGAGGCCATGGGCGGTACGTTGACCGCCGAGGACACGCCCGGCGGCGGGCTCACGTTCGTCCTCGATCTGCCCCTGACAGGAGGGTTGCGGTGACGGTCGTGCTCGCGGTCGACGACGACCGGGCGATCCTGCGGACCCTCACGATCAACCTGCGGGCACGCGACTACGAGGTGGAGTGGGCCACGGACGGCCGTTCGGCGCTCCAGGTCGTCGACGAACGGATGCCCGACGTGATCATCCTCGATCTCGGCCTCCCGGACCTCGACGGCGTGGAGGTCCTGCGGCGCCTGCGCAGCTTCAGCCAGGTGCCGGTGGTCGTGCTGTCGGCCCGCCACGACTCCGACGACAAGGTCGAGGCGCTCGACGCGGGCGCCGACGACTACGTCACGAAGCCGTTCGACATGGCTGAGCTCCTCGCGCGGGTGCGGGCCGCGGCCCGGCGCAGCGCGGCGAGCGATGCGCCGCTCGTGGTCGAGAGCGGCGACGTGCGACTCGACGTGACCGAGCGCCGTGCGACGCGCGCCGGCGAGGAGGTCCGCCTCACCCCGACGGAGTGGCACATCGTGGAGGTGCTGGCGCGGCGACGGGGGCGTCTGGTGCGCCAGAGCGAGCTGTTGCACGAGGTGTGGGGGCCGGGCTACGACCGCGAGACCAACTACCTGCGGGTCTACCTGGCGCAGCTGCGTCGCAAGCTCGAGGTCGATCCGTCGCGGCCGCGGCTGTTCCTGACCGATCCGGGGATCGGCTACCGCCTGGTGGCCTGACGGCACTGCGCGGCGGCACTCAGTCGTCGCTGCTGGCGAGCCCGCGACGGGCCGACAGCAGGTCGAGCTCGGGCCGCCGGGAGACGAAGTCCTCGACCTTGTCCAGCACGTCGATCACGTGCTGGCTGTCCCCTGCGACGAGGCCCACGCCGATCCCGGCGCGCCGGTACAGGTCCAGGCTCCCGGTCTCGGCCGCGGACACCGTGAACGTCCTTCGCAGGTCGGCGACCAACGGGCGTACGAGCGCCCGCTTCTCCTTCAGCGTGTGGACGTCACCCATCAAGACGTCGAGCTCGACCCAGCCGATCCACATCAGTCGAAGAGCTCGGAGAGCCAGTGCTCCTTGCGCTTCTTGCGGTAGGGCTGCTGATCGCGCCGCCGGTCGTCGTAGCGGGGCTCGCTGTAGCTCGGCTCGCTGTAGCTCGGCTGGGCGCGCTGCGGAGGCGGCGGTGCCGTCTCGGACGCCGCGCGGTCGATGATCTTGTCGAGCTCGCCGCGGTCGAGCCAGACGCCTCGGCAGTCGGGGCAGTAGTCGATCTCGATGCCGGAACGCTCGCTCATCACGAGGGTGGCACCGTCGGTCGGACACTTCATGTGGGGTTCCTCCTTGTCTGTCCAACTGGATCGGGGCCCGCAGAGTTCCCGGACCCCCTGATCAGCTGCATGCGACGCACGTCACCGCGACGGGACGCGCCTCGAGCCGCTCGTGGGCGATCGGCCGTCCGCAGACCGTGCACACGCCGTACGTCCCTGCGTCGAGGCGTTCCAGCGCCGCGACGATGTCGGCGAGGTGCTTCTCGGCCTGTGCGACGAGGGCGCTGACCTGCGAGCGCTCGAAGGCGATCGTCGCACCCTCCGGATCGTGCTCGTCGTCGGCGTTGGAGCCCTCCGACGCGGCGATGATCCCGGCGACGTCCTGCTGCAGGAGAGCGAGCCTGGCTCGCGTGCTGGAGCGGTCGGCCTCGAGCCGTGACCTGGCGTCCATCGGGTCTCCTGGGTCGGTCGTGGGCCGGACGAAAAAGCCCCGGTTCGCATCTCTGCGTACCGGGGCCTCTCGCGCTGGTGCGGCATCAGGGACTCGAACCCCGAACCCGCTGATTAAGAGTCAGCTGCTCTGCCAATTGAGCTAATGCCGCGCGGGAAGAAACACTATCAGGGCACCTGCCGAAGCTTGTAATCGAGTACCGCATGAGCTGCGTTGTGGCCGCCGATCCCGCTCACCGCACCGCCTCTGCGAGCGCCGCTCCCG contains these protein-coding regions:
- a CDS encoding ATP-binding protein, giving the protein MESAAPTRGTLRVYLGASPGVGKTYAMLAEGRRRAERGADVVVGLVETHGRPRTVEQIGDLEVLPRLEVERGATIQQELDLAGLLARSPQVALVDELAHTNVPGLTHEKRWQDVEDLLAAGICVITTVNIQHLESLNDVVESITGVRQRETVPDTVVRRADAIELVDMSPQALRRRMAHGNIYAPEQVDPALSHFFREGNLTALRELALLWLADRVDEGMERYRTDHEIESTWATRERIVVAVTGGPESEGLLRRAARIASRTGGGEWLALYVSRGDGLVTMDPARLHRLHAVTEDMGGTFHTVVGDDAAAAILDFARAENATQVVIGASRRGRLSTLVDPGVGETVIATSGDVDVHIVTHEEARRPRGGGRRTRSGLSRQRLVAGHLLGALGPFVLSGLLLLTDDLHGLPSEAMALMALVVATAIVGGRWPAVVCSLVSGFALNFFFTPPLRTFSIASTDNGVAVVLFVAVGIAVSSVVGLAARRTAEADRSSAEAEALTVLSHSLLHAGDEQSLLAGACELFGMRGAAIVRTADGEIVAAYGEATPPWSEADAAVPVDDDTMLVLTGRPPAAADQRLLKAYAAHASVLAERRRAMHDAAERRALAEADQTRTALLAAVSHDLRSPLAAVKAAISSLRSTDVVWSAADEQALLATVEEGADRLDDLVTNLLDMSRLRLGAVTPHVDEVDLRSAVASVLGSLPDRDRVDVRIDPVASLVAADTGLVERVLANLIGNAVTYAPAPARIVVDATPVADRAVIRVADTGPGVPAAQRERLFEPFQRLGDVPRGEGVGLGLAVARGLTEAMGGTLTAEDTPGGGLTFVLDLPLTGGLR
- a CDS encoding response regulator gives rise to the protein MTVVLAVDDDRAILRTLTINLRARDYEVEWATDGRSALQVVDERMPDVIILDLGLPDLDGVEVLRRLRSFSQVPVVVLSARHDSDDKVEALDAGADDYVTKPFDMAELLARVRAAARRSAASDAPLVVESGDVRLDVTERRATRAGEEVRLTPTEWHIVEVLARRRGRLVRQSELLHEVWGPGYDRETNYLRVYLAQLRRKLEVDPSRPRLFLTDPGIGYRLVA
- a CDS encoding DUF503 domain-containing protein, which encodes MWIGWVELDVLMGDVHTLKEKRALVRPLVADLRRTFTVSAAETGSLDLYRRAGIGVGLVAGDSQHVIDVLDKVEDFVSRRPELDLLSARRGLASSDD
- a CDS encoding zf-TFIIB domain-containing protein: MKCPTDGATLVMSERSGIEIDYCPDCRGVWLDRGELDKIIDRAASETAPPPPQRAQPSYSEPSYSEPRYDDRRRDQQPYRKKRKEHWLSELFD
- a CDS encoding TraR/DksA family transcriptional regulator; protein product: MDARSRLEADRSSTRARLALLQQDVAGIIAASEGSNADDEHDPEGATIAFERSQVSALVAQAEKHLADIVAALERLDAGTYGVCTVCGRPIAHERLEARPVAVTCVACS